From Vanessa cardui chromosome 29, ilVanCard2.1, whole genome shotgun sequence, a single genomic window includes:
- the LOC124541841 gene encoding tRNA pseudouridine(38/39) synthase, translating to MTEKMSKAAIKKKPKIVLTREQLSELDKNELIDKILALDAQNTQLKNIINRTSDTTSVVPTNVKKKQFDFSKCYYRKIFLQIAYFGWDYQGFVVQDDTINTVEHHLFQAFTKACLIESREKSNYNRCGRTDKGVSAYGQVISITVRSRHPPSDQNHPSALSIELPYCKMLNRLLPKYIRAITWYPLPDDKLELSARFDCKRRQYKYYFPKSSLDMRAMGEACGHLLGLHDFRNFCKMDVGNGVTVHMREIYSACIVPFDDKDTDEPTSMYVCIIEGNAFLWHQIRCIMGVLLLVGQGLESPDVIQYLLDVEGNPRKPQYNIALDIPLNLNKCTYDLEDLWVYDEQEIKNIIINAQTLWTEHNAKTTIIRDFIRNLEAMYANFVEGPTDDSIYVKVDKVVTAYTDGLLQGVKSKVYKPLMKRQLCSSVENRIDHFTKKQKLTHTTVEDGDVEMKT from the exons atgacaGAGAAAATGAGCAAAGCCGCTATAAAAAAGAAACCCAAAATAGTTTTGACAAGGGAACAACTCTCGGAGTtggataaaaat GAAttaatcgataaaatattaGCACTAGATGCCCAAAATACacaattaaagaatattatcaATAGAACAAGCGACACTACGAGTGTGGTACCtacaaatgttaaaaagaaacaattcGACTTTTcaaa ATGTTACTATCGTAAGATTTTTCTACAAATAGCTTACTTTGGTTGGGACTATCAAGGATTTGTGGTCCAAGATGATACAATAAATACCGTTGAACACCATCTGTTCCAAGCTTTTACCAAGGCTTGTCTGATTGAATCGAGGgagaaatcaaattataatagatGTGGTCGAACTGATAAAGGCGTCAGTGCCTATGGACAG GTTATATCGATAACAGTCCGCAGCAGACATCCTCCGTCTGATCAAAATCATCCAAGCGCCCTCTCCATTGAGTTACCATACTGTAAGATGCTGAATCGTTTGCTTCCAAAGTACATCAGGGCTATAACCTGGTACCCTCTTCCTGACGACAAGCTTGAATTAAGCGCAAG GTTCGACTGTAAACGACGTCAGTACAAGTATTACTTTCCGAAGTCCTCGTTGGACATGAGAGCGATGGGCGAGGCGTGCGGGCACCTGTTAGGGCTCCACGATTTCCGCAACTTCTGCAAAATGGATGTCGGCAACGGAGTCACGGTACACATGCGCGAAATATACTCGGCGTGTATCGTACCGTTCGACGATAAGGACACTGATGAAC CAACATCAATGTACGTTTGCATTATAGAGGGCAATGCTTTCCTCTGGCACCAAATAAGGTGCATAATGGGTGTCTTATTGTTAGTGGGGCAAGGTCTAGAATCGCCTGACGTCATACAATACCTACTAGACGTAGAGGGGAATCCGCG GAAACCACAGTACAACATAGCTCTGGACATACCCCTGAACCTGAACAAGTGTACCTATGACCTTGAGGATCTCTGGGTTTACGATGAACAAGAGATAaagaatattatcataaatgctCAGACACTTTGGACGGAGCACAATGCGAA AACTACGATTATAAGGGATTTCATTCGAAACTTGGAGGCCATGTATGCAAACTTCGTGGAAGGGCCAACTGATGACTCGATTTACGTGAAGGTTGATAAGGTGGTCACCGCTTACACGGACGGTCTCCTTCAAGGGGTCAAATCTAAGGTCTACAAGCCCTTGATGAAGAGGCAGTTATGCT cAAGCGTTGAAAATAGAATTGATCATTTCACGAAGAAGCAAAAATTAACGCATACTACAGTTGAAGATGGAGATGTTGAAATGAAGACTTAA